ctcaggaaaaaaaaaaaaaaaagaaagaaaaaggaagaagaaggaagaagaaaaagaagaagaggaaaaggaggaggagaaggaagaggaggaggaagaggaggaggaagaggaggaggaagaggaggaggaggaagaggaggaagaggaggaggaagaggaggaggaggaggaggaggaggaggaggaggaggaggaggaggaggaggagcagccaAAGACCAAATTAAGACAGCAGGAAGAACTTCCTTAGGGGGACTTATGGCAAGGACAGTAAATGTCTTTTGGAAGAACATGGCATAGGCAGGCCCTCTGCCTGGTAAGCAGACAATACCTTTGCCATCAGTGGCTGGTCTGAAGTTTCTGACCCCTAACCATTTCCTCTGGACTAGAAGGCCATCTTATAGTCTCCTGAAAGCCTGCTAGGGTAAGGATCTCAGTGATACCTGCTCCTATCAGCTTGGCCTGGTCACTTGGCCACCAGCCAAGGGCCAGCTGGGACGTAAGATCTATCTGCTTCCTCTGGAGCAATGGACACCCAACAGCTCAGCACACTCACAAGGTGGCAACAGAGCACAAGGCAGAAAAAGCCTGGGACTGCAGCGCTGCTGTCCCATTCACAGACACCCCACATAGCACAAATGGTACATCCTTCTGTCTGGACAGGGGCCGAATGGCCCCAAAACCTGACTTCCTAGAACCTAAAGCCCTCAAGTAAAAACAGCAGgaaagccaggaggtggtggtgcacgcctgtaatcccaactctctaggaggcagaggcaggcggatttctgagttcgaggccagcctggtctacagagtgagttccaggacagtcagggatatacagagaaaccctgtctcgaaaaaaaaaaaaatccaaaaatccaaaaatcaaaaaaaaaaaaaaaaaaaaaaaaaaaaccaaaaacaacaacaacaaaacaaacaaacaaacaaaaaaaaaacagcaggaaAAGGCCAGGCACACCTGGCAGAGTCTAGCACCCTAGTCCATCACCCACAGCTCAGACACATAGCCCACTGCTCTGGCCAGAAAAGCCATGTAACATTCACCTACTGCTACACACTGGACAGACCCGGGGGCTGCTCCCCAAGCACCTAACCGGGCATGGCACCATGTTTTTGAACCCTGCCCACCTAGAAAGGAAACTACCTGAAATAACCTAGTTTCTCagcaagagaagaaaggatgGGTCTGTCGGCAGTACCAGTGCCAGAGCTCTTGCCTCTCCATCACAACTGGGGCCCCATGCAAGCCCCTGAATCATTCAGCCTTTACCTGACACGTCTGTATGACAACAGTACTTCCAGCCTCACTCCCATGAAGCATGACCCAAAATTATACTCAAAGCTCCCAGCTTAGGTCACACATCAGTGGTGCTGAACAGATCCAACAGGAAGGGAGCACAAGCTAAGGTCCCAATGCCCTAATGCAGGAACCAAAAACACTTAATGAGCTCTATCCCGCCCACCTAGATGGGACATGGTAAGATAGCACACCTGGTATTGCCCCGCCTCCGGATAATCTTGGTACGGCTCTTCACTTTGTAAGCTGAGAGCTGCGGCTCTCCAAAGAGGGGCTTCAAGCTACTCGGTGGTCCCCCTGCTGGTCTGTCCCCCGACGGGGGCCTAGATAGGACTGGGGAGAGCTGAGACATATGGTCCTTGCTACCAGCCTCAGACTGCCAacggaaagaggaagaggaggaagcagacgGGCTGGAAGCCTTCCACTTGTACTTGCTGGGAGAGGGGCCAGGCTTGGATGATGTGGCCAGTTTCTCAGGCCTCGCCTCTGCATCAACCTTaagctgtggcttctctgtctttCCAACTGTACCAAAAGCAGCCTTGTTCACACCCTCCAGAGTCGTTCTGGGACTGAGGGCTCTCCGAGTGACCCGTGGGCTCTTTTCTGAGGCAGCCACCCATTTGTAGTTGTTTTTCCGAAACTTGCTGGTTCGACAAGACACTAGCAGTGAGGCCTCCCTGACCTGCCTGGCTCCCGTTGATGGTCTGACTGAGGTCACCACTGACCCCAAGGAAGCCAGCTGGTCTGTATGGCCAGTACTTGCTCTTTGGTCTCCAATGAGCTGTTCAGAATAGCTGGTAGAATGAGGGCCTATCTTCCGGCCCAGAACCACCCCAGTGCGTTGGGATAGGACAGATGGGAAGTGTGCCCTGATGGCAATTTCACTTTCACTGACAGTCCGCCGATGCTCAGGGGAGCTGTCACTAACCCTGCCCACAGACTTCACTACCCGAGGCTTGCCAGGCTCCTTCTGGCAGACCAAGAGGGGGTCATCCACACTGTAACCCACGTTGGTTCTTCCTGGCCTTGCAGGCTGCAGTTGTCCACCAGGGACCTCAACCTCACCTCCTTGGACTCTTTGGTCACTCCAAGATGGGTCATCACAATCTTCCAAGGCCCCACGAGGGATCCCTGAGGCATTGATGGAACCTGCCTTTGATGGTGGCTTGATTTTAATAACCATATTCTGGTCTGGACTGAGCTGGACCTGTCTCTCCAGGATGTACTGTTGGGGTTCAGGATGTTGGCTCTCCTCAGACCTGAGGGCGGCCTGGAAGGCATGATCACTGGCTGGGTCAGAAGATTCCAGAGGCTGATTCACAAGGGAGTATTTCTTGCGCCATGAAGGGCCATGGTGTGAGGAGAAGCCCCTCCGGCTTGGACGGGAGTAGCGGGCACCAAAGGCCCTGCCAGCCTGGAACACGGGTGGCTGCCACCGAGTAGTTGATGAGTTGCCCAGGGCAGGGCCATTGCCGTGGAGGGTTTTATAGTCATCAATTAGACCTGAGAAGGCAGAATCACAGGCTCAGTTACCTAGGAGATGTgaataaaaacagcaacaatcAAGACTACTAACTACCCCTACCATAATACTCCAGACCCACTCGCCTTCCGGAGCCCCTTGCTGACTTGAGAGCAGCCCTAAGTGTCTGGAAATCACAGAAAATTCAATCCCAATCTCTAGTCTTGTCAAGTCTATGAGCGCTTCTCCATCAATTTTACTATTTGGCCTGCTTATCCTGAAGATGGCAGCTTTTGCGATATGTCTGCTTCTAGTCACTGGCCTACTAGGTCTCCAATGTTTTGAGAGCAAGTGTCACTCCctatacaaaaaaaacaaaaacaaaaacaaaaacaaaaaacagtcagGGACCAGAAACCTGTGGTGTCTGGATAAGAACTAGACAagtcccaaaagaaaagaaaaaaaaaaaaaaaaaaaaaaaaagaactagacaAGTCTTCCACGGAGGCCCTGCGGTTTACCCACTCATGGGAAAAATGCAGGAGACTGAACCTTAGTAATCTCAGAACGGACGACTCTCTAATCCAGTacttgacaaaaaaacaaaaaacaaaaacaaaaaaatacaccCACTGATGACCCAACCGCTAATATCATCTCCTACAGAAAACACCTAATACCATCATCACAAGGATTTTCCAATGAAATGACTCATGGAGccctggaggaagagagaaggaacgCAAGCAGGTTCACTGGGTCCCCAATAACCAATCCCCGCACCGCCCCCCAAACATAGGGCCTGCCTCTACCCTCGCCGGGTGTTAGGGGAACCCAACAAGTAGCCCCAAGGCAAGCCACCTGGACTCTCCTTAGCACATGATTTCCAAAGCCCTAAGTATTTTCTGTGGGGAAAACCTTGAACGCTTATAAAAGACCAACTTGAGTCTAAAAATTTGAAGCTGAAGAAGCTGCTGCCTGGGGACAAGGGGGGCTGTGCTTGAATCGAGCCAAAGGCACTCAACGGCATTAGACGAGAAACGCTTCCGAGCCAGCCGAGCCGGAGGTCGGCTGACGCGACCACCCGCGGGTAGACCACGGTTGTGTCGTCTCCTGACAGCCCTCTGAGGCCCGGCCCGCTCAATCGCCCCGAAGCCCGGAGGGTCTGTCACCCGCGGGCCGCACCCGACTCGTACGCTCCGTTGCCCACCCATGACGAAACATCAGGAGACCGCAACCGACAGCAGCCCCTTCTTAGAGGGTCTACGGCAATCACAAGAAACGAGTGAACACAAGCCCCGACCGCGGCCAGCTCACCCTGCAGGAGGCGTATCTGCCGCCGCAGCTGCTCCTTTTCCTCCATCTCCGGAGTACGCGACGCCTAGCCAGACCCCCTCGACGTCATCGCTGCGCGACTGTTTCCCGCGGGCGGGGACAAGGGAACGCCGAACTTCACTGTGCGCGGACCTGGGGTTGGAAGGCGCCGTTGCCCCGGCAACCCGGGGAGGACGCATGCGCAGAATGAAAAAACCGTCATCTTGAAGCGTCCGGAAGTGGCTGGAATCTGGCTTCTACACCAATTCCTGCGCCTCATTTCCACCGCTGGGGGTAGCGTGGAAGACTTGAAGGAGATGAGTTGGTAACAGTTTTCCCGAGATCCGAGAATtccttttatgaatttatttgtttgagacaggctctcactatgtatTCCTAGCTGGGGAGAAACATAACTtgggaacttgctatgtagactaggctggcctcgaacttacggAAGATCACTTTCCTCTGCCTCCGGACCTGGAATTAAAGGGATGCCCTTTTAACGCCTTTGCTGCCGCAGCACGAGAACAGTGGGAAAAAATCGGAGGCTATTTTTTGCGGATGGTTACAGGTGTTAAGACGAGAAAATTCTCGAGGGCATTTAGTAGGAAAGGCTGCATttagaaaatactgaagaaaactCACGATAGTTACCACGTGATCAGACAATCCCACGTCTAGGTGTATAACCAACTTGTAGAAAACACCGATTCCTACATACTTGTATGTAGGAATTTATAATAGCTAACTGGACGCAACCCAAATGACTGTTCACATGGAAATGGGATATTATccggtgttttgttttgttagagacgggatctcac
This portion of the Apodemus sylvaticus chromosome 17, mApoSyl1.1, whole genome shotgun sequence genome encodes:
- the Zc3h3 gene encoding zinc finger CCCH domain-containing protein 3 isoform X2, with amino-acid sequence MEEKEQLRRQIRLLQGLIDDYKTLHGNGPALGNSSTTRWQPPVFQAGRAFGARYSRPSRRGFSSHHGPSWRKKYSLVNQPLESSDPASDHAFQAALRSEESQHPEPQQYILERQVQLSPDQNMVIKIKPPSKAGSINASGIPRGALEDCDDPSWSDQRVQGGEVEVPGGQLQPARPGRTNVGYSVDDPLLVCQKEPGKPRVVKSVGRVSDSSPEHRRTVSESEIAIRAHFPSVLSQRTGVVLGRKIGPHSTSYSEQLIGDQRASTGHTDQLASLGSVVTSVRPSTGARQVREASLLVSCRTSKFRKNNYKWVAASEKSPRVTRRALSPRTTLEGVNKAAFGTVGKTEKPQLKVDAEARPEKLATSSKPGPSPSKYKWKASSPSASSSSSFRWQSEAGSKDHMSQLSPVLSRPPSGDRPAGGPPSSLKPLFGEPQLSAYKVKSRTKIIRRRGNTSLPGDKKNSPSTATSSKNHLTQRRRQALRGKSSPILRKTPHKGLMQVNRHRLCCMPTSRTHLPTKEASSVHTRIPPSNKVIKTRYRIVKKTPSASFGAPSFPSSLPSWRARRISLSRSLVLNRLRPAITGGGKAPPGSPRWRNKGYRCIGGVLYKVSANKLSKTSSRPSDGNRTLLRTGRLDPATTCSRSLASRAIQRSLAIIRQAKQKKEKKREYCMYYNRFGRCNRGECCPYIHDPEKVAVCTRFVRGTCKKTDGSCPFSHHVSKEKMPVCSYFLKGICSNSNCPYSHVYVSRKAEVCSDFLKGYCPLGAKLFCLESQYCGVKVATVEPSSFLSLSVLPAVGF